A window of the Microvirga terrae genome harbors these coding sequences:
- a CDS encoding SurA N-terminal domain-containing protein: protein MLRNMRKAGQTVVGKAIATIFFCALIVSFAIWGIGDIFRVTPASAVAEVGSTTITVDQVRNAYTNELQRLGRQFRTVISPEQARAFGLDQQVVSNLVTEAVLAEQAKQMGLSVSDQLVAASIMNNPAFKGADGQFNRAQFDQALRNAGLSEAGFVQEQRSAMARLHLAEAIAGDINVPVAAREALHRYASERRAAAYLLLTPAMAGDIPAPTAEQLQSFFNERRSAFRAPEYRAVSVMALDAAAISKPETVSETDARQAYEQRKASFGTPEHRTIQQITFPSQADAEAAAAKIKEGTTFESLATERNVSPQDLELGTFTKAEMLDQAVADAAFTLDQGAVSGPIAGRFGPVLVRVTQIKPESVRAFEEVAAEIRQQLAQERAKDQIERIHDEIEDLRAGAKPLAEIAKDKGLTLIQVPAVEAGGLDKAGNPVNLPEKDAVVKAAFASDIGVDNEPLRTATGYVWYDVTGIEASREKNLDEVRDQVAAQWREDQVAQRLSEKANELTGRLEKGEAIEAVAQSVGAPVVNATDLARNAAKDDLAAEAVNRIFAVPVGKVGHAANGTDARAVFKVTSATVPPLVTTTQAAQNAENQLRTGFGDDLLSQYIAQVRQDLGVTINQQALRRATGSES, encoded by the coding sequence ATGCTTCGGAACATGCGCAAGGCTGGGCAGACCGTGGTCGGCAAAGCGATCGCCACCATCTTCTTCTGTGCCCTCATCGTCAGCTTCGCCATCTGGGGCATCGGCGACATCTTCCGCGTCACCCCGGCTTCCGCGGTGGCCGAGGTCGGCAGCACGACCATCACGGTCGATCAGGTCCGCAACGCCTACACCAACGAGCTCCAGCGCCTCGGGCGCCAGTTCCGCACGGTGATCAGCCCGGAGCAGGCGCGTGCCTTCGGCCTTGATCAACAGGTCGTGTCCAATCTCGTCACGGAAGCCGTGTTGGCCGAGCAGGCCAAACAGATGGGCCTCTCCGTGTCGGATCAGCTCGTTGCCGCCTCCATCATGAACAACCCGGCCTTCAAGGGCGCCGACGGCCAGTTCAACCGCGCCCAGTTCGATCAGGCTCTGCGCAATGCCGGTCTCTCCGAGGCCGGCTTCGTGCAGGAGCAGCGCTCGGCCATGGCGCGCCTCCACCTGGCGGAAGCCATCGCCGGCGACATCAATGTGCCGGTCGCCGCCAGGGAGGCCCTGCACCGCTACGCCAGCGAGCGCCGCGCCGCCGCTTATCTGCTCCTGACCCCGGCCATGGCGGGCGACATCCCGGCTCCGACGGCCGAGCAGCTCCAGAGCTTCTTCAACGAGCGCCGAAGCGCCTTCCGGGCTCCCGAATACCGGGCCGTCTCCGTGATGGCTCTCGACGCGGCGGCGATCTCCAAGCCGGAGACCGTGTCGGAGACCGATGCCCGCCAGGCCTATGAGCAGCGGAAGGCGTCCTTCGGCACTCCGGAGCACCGTACCATCCAGCAGATCACCTTCCCGTCCCAGGCCGACGCCGAGGCGGCCGCCGCGAAGATCAAGGAAGGGACCACCTTCGAGTCCCTTGCCACCGAGCGCAATGTCTCCCCGCAGGATCTGGAGCTCGGCACCTTCACCAAGGCCGAGATGCTCGATCAGGCGGTCGCGGATGCCGCATTCACGCTGGATCAGGGAGCCGTCAGCGGCCCGATCGCCGGCCGCTTCGGCCCCGTGCTAGTGCGCGTCACCCAGATCAAGCCCGAGTCGGTTCGCGCCTTCGAAGAGGTCGCGGCCGAGATCAGGCAGCAACTCGCCCAGGAGCGCGCGAAGGATCAGATCGAGCGGATCCACGACGAGATCGAGGATCTGCGCGCTGGCGCCAAGCCCCTGGCGGAGATTGCGAAGGACAAGGGCCTGACCCTGATCCAGGTGCCGGCCGTCGAGGCCGGCGGCCTCGACAAGGCCGGCAATCCCGTGAACCTGCCCGAGAAGGATGCCGTTGTGAAGGCGGCTTTCGCCTCGGACATCGGGGTCGACAACGAACCCCTGCGCACGGCGACCGGCTATGTCTGGTACGACGTGACCGGCATCGAGGCCTCCCGCGAGAAGAACCTAGACGAGGTCCGCGATCAGGTCGCCGCCCAATGGCGGGAGGATCAGGTCGCGCAGCGCCTGTCCGAGAAGGCGAACGAGCTGACGGGCCGCCTCGAGAAGGGCGAGGCCATCGAGGCCGTGGCCCAGTCGGTCGGTGCACCGGTCGTGAACGCGACGGACCTTGCCCGCAACGCCGCCAAAGACGATCTCGCGGCCGAAGCCGTGAATCGCATCTTCGCCGTTCCAGTCGGAAAGGTCGGCCATGCGGCGAACGGGACCGACGCCCGCGCGGTGTTCAAGGTCACGTCCGCAACCGTGCCGCCCCTGGTCACCACGACCCAGGCCGCGCAGAACGCCGAGAACCAGCTCCGCACCGGCTTCGGCGACGATCTGCTCAGCCAGTATATCGCCCAGGTCCGCCAGGATCTCGGCGTCACCATCAATCAGCAGGCGCTGCGTCGCGCCACGGGCAGCGAATCCTAA